One Streptomyces formicae genomic window, GATCTCGGGCTCCATGGCGAGCACGGTCGCGACCGCGACCCTGCGCCGCTGCCCGAACGACAGGTGGTGCGGCGGCCGGTCGGCGAACTCCGCCATGCCGACCTGGCCGAGCGCCTTCATGACGCGCGCCTCCAGCTCGGGCCCGCGCATGCCCGCCGCGGCGGGACCGAAGGCGACGTCCTCGCGCACCGTCGGCATGAACAGCTGGTCGTCCGGGTCCTGGAAGACGATGCCGACCCTGCGCCTGATCTCGGCCATGTGCTTCTTGCCGACGGGCAGCCCCGCGACGGTGACCGTGCCCGCGCCGCCGCTCAGGATGCCGTTGAGGTGCAGGACGAGCGTCGTCTTGCCCGCGCCGTTCGGACCGAGCAGGGCGACGCGCTCGCCCCGGCCGACGGTGAAGTCGACGCCGAAGAGGGCCTGGTGCCCGTCGGGGTAGGCGAAGGCGAGGCCCGAGACGTCGAGGGTCGCGGTGGCGGGCGTGGCGGTGGTGGCGGTCACAGGGTCCATCCCAGCAGACATACGACGAGGGCGGTCAGGGGCAGGGCCAGCGCGCAGGTCCACTGGGCGCGGGAGGCGCTGATGTCGTCGATGACCGGCATCGACCCGGCGTACCCCCGGCTGACCATGGCCAGGTGCACCCGCTCCCCCCTCTCGTACGAGCGGATGAAGAGCGCCCCGGCGGACTTGGCGAGCACGCCCCACTGGCGCACGCCCCGGGCCTCGAAGCCGCGCGACTCCCTGGCGATCTTCATGCGGCGCATCTCGTCGGTGATCACGTCGCCGTACCGGATCATGAACGAGGCGATCTGGACGAGCAGCGGCGGCAGCTTGAGGCGCTGGAGCCCGAGCAGGAGTTCGCGCAGCTCCGTGGTGGAGGCGAGCAGCACGGAAGCGGCGACGCCGAGCGTCCCCTTGGCCAGGACGTTCCAGGCGCCCCAGAGGCCGTTGACGCTCAGGGAGAGGCCGAGCACGTCGACGCGTTCGCCCTGCGCGACGAACGGCATGA contains:
- the cbiQ gene encoding cobalt ECF transporter T component CbiQ, whose translation is MGAGHAHRLYRHGHSPVHALPPHTKLAAVLCFVVVVVSTPREAMWAFALYAVLLGVVAAVARVPAGFLLKRLLIEIPFVAFAVLMPFVAQGERVDVLGLSLSVNGLWGAWNVLAKGTLGVAASVLLASTTELRELLLGLQRLKLPPLLVQIASFMIRYGDVITDEMRRMKIARESRGFEARGVRQWGVLAKSAGALFIRSYERGERVHLAMVSRGYAGSMPVIDDISASRAQWTCALALPLTALVVCLLGWTL
- a CDS encoding ABC transporter ATP-binding protein; the encoded protein is MSAGMDPVTATTATPATATLDVSGLAFAYPDGHQALFGVDFTVGRGERVALLGPNGAGKTTLVLHLNGILSGGAGTVTVAGLPVGKKHMAEIRRRVGIVFQDPDDQLFMPTVREDVAFGPAAAGMRGPELEARVMKALGQVGMAEFADRPPHHLSFGQRRRVAVATVLAMEPEILVLDEPSSNLDPASRRELADILRSLDVTVLMVTHDLPYALELCPRALILSEGVIAADGATGELLADEALMGEHRLELPFGFDPKSVKAGS